From Phycodurus eques isolate BA_2022a chromosome 1, UOR_Pequ_1.1, whole genome shotgun sequence, one genomic window encodes:
- the LOC133399720 gene encoding succinate dehydrogenase [ubiquinone] iron-sulfur subunit, mitochondrial-like isoform X2, translating into MSVLCVALTRNALSVRNSGMVVTVRYAQTLASPGPEPRIKKFQIYRWDPDTAGDKPRMQTYEVDLNTCGPMVLDALIKIKNEMDPTLTFRRSCREGICGSCAMNINGGNTLACLNKIDSYTNKATKIYPLPHMYVVKDLVPDMSNFYAQYKSIEPYLKKKDESQEGKDQYYQSVADRQKLDGLYECILCACCSTSCPSYWWNEDKYLGPAVLMQGLNPGKAIAEIKKMMATYQGKKAAAS; encoded by the exons atgtcGGTGCTTTGTGTCGCCTTGACCCGGAATGCTTTGTCCGTCAGGAACTCTGGGATGGTGGTG ACGGTGCGCTATGCCCAGACCCTGGCTTCCCCTGGTCCTGAACCCAGAATAAAGAAGTTCCAGATTTACCGTTGGGATCCGGACACTGCTGGAGACAAGCCGCGTATGCAGACATATGAAGTTGACCTTAACAC CTGCGGTCCAATGGTTCTGGATGCTCTCATTAAGATCAAGAATGAGATGGACCCCACGCTTACATTCAGGCGCTCCTGTCGTGAGG GTATCTGTGGCTCATGTGCCATGAACATCAATGGAGGCAATACGCTCGCGTGCCTCAACAAAATTGACAGCTACACAAACAAAGCCACCAAAATTTACCCGCTCCCTCACATGTACGTGGTCAAAGACCTCGTGCCT GACATGAGCAACTTCTACGCACAGTACAAATCCATTGAGCCCTACCTAAAAAAGAAGGATGAATCTCAGGAAGGGAAGGACCAGTATTACCAGTCCGTTGCAGACAGGCAAAAATtg GACGGCCTGTACGAGTGCATCCTGTGTGCGTGCTGCAGCACCAGCTGTCCCAGCTACTGGTGGAATGAGGACAAATACTTGGGACCTGCTGTTCTCATGCAG GGACTCAACCCAGGGAAGGCCATCGCAGAGATCAAGAAAATGATGGCGACTTACCAAGGAAAGAAAGCTGCGGCGTCTTGA
- the LOC133399720 gene encoding succinate dehydrogenase [ubiquinone] iron-sulfur subunit, mitochondrial-like isoform X1 → MSVLCVALTRNALSVRNSGMVVTVRYAQTLASPGPEPRIKKFQIYRWDPDTAGDKPRMQTYEVDLNTCGPMVLDALIKIKNEMDPTLTFRRSCREGICGSCAMNINGGNTLACLNKIDSYTNKATKIYPLPHMYVVKDLVPDMSNFYAQYKSIEPYLKKKDESQEGKDQYYQSVADRQKLDGLYECILCACCSTSCPSYWWNEDKYLGPAVLMQAYRWMIDSRDEFTEERLSKLQDPFSLYRCHTIMNCTKTCPKGLNPGKAIAEIKKMMATYQGKKAAAS, encoded by the exons atgtcGGTGCTTTGTGTCGCCTTGACCCGGAATGCTTTGTCCGTCAGGAACTCTGGGATGGTGGTG ACGGTGCGCTATGCCCAGACCCTGGCTTCCCCTGGTCCTGAACCCAGAATAAAGAAGTTCCAGATTTACCGTTGGGATCCGGACACTGCTGGAGACAAGCCGCGTATGCAGACATATGAAGTTGACCTTAACAC CTGCGGTCCAATGGTTCTGGATGCTCTCATTAAGATCAAGAATGAGATGGACCCCACGCTTACATTCAGGCGCTCCTGTCGTGAGG GTATCTGTGGCTCATGTGCCATGAACATCAATGGAGGCAATACGCTCGCGTGCCTCAACAAAATTGACAGCTACACAAACAAAGCCACCAAAATTTACCCGCTCCCTCACATGTACGTGGTCAAAGACCTCGTGCCT GACATGAGCAACTTCTACGCACAGTACAAATCCATTGAGCCCTACCTAAAAAAGAAGGATGAATCTCAGGAAGGGAAGGACCAGTATTACCAGTCCGTTGCAGACAGGCAAAAATtg GACGGCCTGTACGAGTGCATCCTGTGTGCGTGCTGCAGCACCAGCTGTCCCAGCTACTGGTGGAATGAGGACAAATACTTGGGACCTGCTGTTCTCATGCAG GCGTACCGCTGGATGATAGACTCTCGCGATGAGTTCACTGAGGAGCGACTGTCGAAACTTCAGGACCCCTTCTCTCTCTACCGCTGCCACACTATCATGAATTGCACCAAGACCTGCCCCAAG GGACTCAACCCAGGGAAGGCCATCGCAGAGATCAAGAAAATGATGGCGACTTACCAAGGAAAGAAAGCTGCGGCGTCTTGA